The genomic window TGAAAATTCAACGGCTGGTTATGAATTAGCAAAAGCTAATCTAAAATCACCATTGACAGAAGAAGAGAAAAACTCTGGAAAAGGGAAAGAACTTTTCGAAATTTACTGTATCAGCTGCCATGGTGCAACTGGAAACGGTAAAGGTAAATTGGTTGAAAGAGAGAAATTTCTTGGAGTACCTAGCTATAAAGACAGAGAGATCACTGAAGGAAGTATTTTTCATGTTGAGACTTATGGTTTAAATGCAATGGGTTCACATGCAAATCAATTAAGTGCTCACGAACGTTGGTTAGTTGCTGACTATGTTCTGAAACTAAGAAGCCAATTATAATTGTTGAACAAACTGATCGTAATAGATATGTATACATTTTCAAGTAAATTAAAAACTTTTTCTATCATCTTAATGGCCGTTGGTTTATTAGGAATTGGGTATGGTTTTTTAAGTGCACCAAAAGATATTCAAGAAGTTGAAAAAATACTAGCTGCAGATGAACATGGTTCACATGGTGCTGCACATGAAGAAAAAGCGGAGGCATCTCACAAAGAAGCAGGTCATCATGAAGCTGCTGAAGCTGCACATGGCGCTCACAAAGGAGCTGCACATGCTGAAGTTTCTGGTGCAAATGAGCACGAAAAACATTTAGAGCACGTATTGCACCAATTGCAAAATAAGCCTTGGTCTGCCGTATATGTAGCTTGTATTTTCTTTTTGCTGCTTTCAATGGGAGTTTTAGCTTTTTATGCTATCCAACAAGTTGCTCAAGCAGGTTGGTCTCCAGTTTTGTTTAGAGTTATGCAAGGTATCACAGCTTATTTACCTGCTGGTTCTGTTATCTTCTTTATCATCTTAGTTTTATGCGGATTACACTTCAATCATATCTTTGTTTGGTTAGGTGAAGGTGTAACAGATCCTAAAAACGCTAATTATGATGCAATTATTGCTGGAAAATCTGGCTATTTGAACTTTCCTTTCTGGATCGTAAGAGCAGCTATCTTTTTAGGAGGTTGGAATTTATACCGTTATTTTTCTAGAAAAAACTGTTTAGCTCAAGACGAGGCAAATGATGATCTTTACTACAAAAAGAACTTCAAAGCTTCTGCTGGATTCTTAGTATTCTTCATCGTTTCTGAGTCTATCATGGCTTGGGATTGGATTATGTCATTTGACCCACACTGGTTTAGTACATTGTTTGCTTGGTATGTATTTGCTTCTTTCTTCGTAAGTGGTATTACAACTATTGCATTAGTAACAATTTATTTAAAATCTAAAGGATATTTAGAGTATGTAAATACAAGTCATATCCATGATTTAGCTAAGTTCATGTTTGGTATTAGTGTATTCTGGACTTATTTATGGTTCTCACAATTTATGTTGATTTGGTACGCTAACATTCCAGAAGAGGTAACTTATTTTGTAACAAGAATTCAATTATATAACCTTCCTTTCTTTGGAGCGGTTGTTATGAACTTTGTTTTCCCATTATTAATATTAATCAATACTGACTTTAAACGTCTTAACTGGGTTGTTGTTATGGCTGGTATTGTAATATTATTAGGTCATTATGTTGATTTCTTTAATATGATTATGCCTGGTACTGTAGGAGACAAATGGTTTATTGGAGTTCCTGAAATTGCATCGATTCTTTTCTTCTTAGGTCTATTTATATTTGTTGTATTTACTGCATTAACTAAATCTCCTTTGCTTGCAAAAAGAAATCCTTTCATCGAAGAAAGTAAACATTTTCATTATTAATATTTAAAGAAGTAAACAGATGACAAGTTTGTTGGTAATTATAGTTTTAGTTTTATTAGCGGTTGCATTATGGCAA from Flavobacterium sp. KACC 22763 includes these protein-coding regions:
- a CDS encoding c-type cytochrome produces the protein MKRIYKITLLVGITILVSSCHNNSAPNYQYFPNMYESVAYEPYSEAKIFKGGKEGQLPVAGTINRGFEPYEYENSTAGYELAKANLKSPLTEEEKNSGKGKELFEIYCISCHGATGNGKGKLVEREKFLGVPSYKDREITEGSIFHVETYGLNAMGSHANQLSAHERWLVADYVLKLRSQL
- a CDS encoding quinol:cytochrome C oxidoreductase codes for the protein MYTFSSKLKTFSIILMAVGLLGIGYGFLSAPKDIQEVEKILAADEHGSHGAAHEEKAEASHKEAGHHEAAEAAHGAHKGAAHAEVSGANEHEKHLEHVLHQLQNKPWSAVYVACIFFLLLSMGVLAFYAIQQVAQAGWSPVLFRVMQGITAYLPAGSVIFFIILVLCGLHFNHIFVWLGEGVTDPKNANYDAIIAGKSGYLNFPFWIVRAAIFLGGWNLYRYFSRKNCLAQDEANDDLYYKKNFKASAGFLVFFIVSESIMAWDWIMSFDPHWFSTLFAWYVFASFFVSGITTIALVTIYLKSKGYLEYVNTSHIHDLAKFMFGISVFWTYLWFSQFMLIWYANIPEEVTYFVTRIQLYNLPFFGAVVMNFVFPLLILINTDFKRLNWVVVMAGIVILLGHYVDFFNMIMPGTVGDKWFIGVPEIASILFFLGLFIFVVFTALTKSPLLAKRNPFIEESKHFHY